A region of Rhodamnia argentea isolate NSW1041297 chromosome 9, ASM2092103v1, whole genome shotgun sequence DNA encodes the following proteins:
- the LOC115755419 gene encoding DNA polymerase eta isoform X2, whose amino-acid sequence MPVAKPVSSDGRVIAHIDMDCFYVQVEQRRQPELRGLPTAVVQYNSWKGGGLIAVSYEARKHGVKRSMRGDEAKEVCPQIRLVQVPVARGKADLNSYREAGSEVVSILARAGRCERASIDEVYLDLTDAAETMLAETPPESLEVIDDEALKSHILGLKHEDGSDMKENVKEWLCRSDADHRDKLLACGVLIVADLRMQVLQETQFTCSAGISHNKMLSKLASAMNKPAQQTVVPCLSVQGLLESLPIKKMKQLGGKLGSSLQSELGVNFVGDLLRFSEQKLQEYYGINTGTWLWNIARGISGEEVEGRLLPKSHGSGKTFPGPRALKMLPSVQHWLNELCEELSERLHIDLDQNRRIARTLSLHASAYMSSDSDSHKKFPSKSCPLRYGTIKIQEDAMNLFQAGLREYLGPFKVKMQGNKKSGWGITGLSVSASKISDIPSGTSSIMKYFQGQDQLCSPSKLAKDKLELENPCSFSEDESNSTLNVIEHMKLPEEEATIKNESSDLVSTEYKTSRNSLEVPFYSAMPSLEKADFSQETPLSFSGRESHLEPKLTELRSKVSGEESTFESGRPASEQQVKRNSLRDKGTPSLLRFFRRVDPSCSLQNEVLTQSFDNTNICSSSGPLLFFPQKTAFLFMGIA is encoded by the exons atgccGGTGGCGAAGCCTGTATCATCAGATGGAAGGGTCATCGCCCACATCGACATGGACTGCTTCTACGttcaag TGGAACAGCGCAGACAGCCAGAGCTGAGGGGCTTACCGACCGCCGTCGTGCAGTACAATTCTTGGAAAGGTGGAGGTTTGATTGCCGTTAGTTACGAGGCCCGTAAACACGGTGTCAAGCG CTCGATGCGAGGAGATGAAGCAAAAGAAGTTTGTCCGCAAATACGTCTGGTCCAGGTACCAGTTGCCCGTGGTAAAGCTGACTTGAATTCTTACCGGGAAGCGGGGTCAGAG GTGGTTTCCATTCTTGCTAGGGCCGGTCGATGTGAACGAGCTTCAATTGATGAGGTTTATCTTGACCTTACTGATGCAGCTGAAACTATGCTAGCAGAAACCCCTCCAGAGAGCTTGGAGGTAATTGATGACGAAGCTCTAAAATCGCATATCTTGGGCCTTAAGCATGAG GACGGAAGTGACATGAAGGAAAACGTGAAGGAGTGGCTATGTCGGAGTGATGCTGACCATCGGGATAAGTTATTGGCTTGTGGGGTCCTCATTGTTGCGGATCTCAGAATGCAAGTTTTGCAGGAAACTCAGTTCACATGTTCGGCAGGAATTTCTCACAACAAG ATGCTATCCAAGCTTGCTAGTGCCATGAACAAGCCTGCACAACAAACTGTTGTGCCCTGTTTGTCAGTTCAAGGATTGCTCGAGTcattgccaatcaagaaaat GAAACAACTTGGAGGAAAGCTAGGGAGTTCCTTGCAAAGTGAGTTGGGGGTGAATTTCGTTGGCGATCTATTGCGATTTTCAGAGCAAAAGCTACAAGAATATTATGGCATAAACACTGG CACCTGGCTGTGGAATATTGCGAGGGGAATTAGTGGCGAAGAAGTTGAAGGGCGCCTTCTTCCCAAGAGTCATGGCTCTGGGAAGACATTTCCTGGCCCTCGGGCTTTGAAGATGCTTCCTTCT GTCCAACACTGGCTTAATGAACTCTGTGAGGAGCTGAGTGAACGTCTTCACATTGACTTGGATCAGAATAGACGGATTGCCCGCACACTGAGTCTTCATGCTAGTGCATACATG TCCAGTGACTCAGATTCACATAAGAAGTTCCCTTCTAAATCTTGTCCCTTGAGATACGGGACTATCAAGATTCAAGAAGACGCAATGAACCTCTTTCAAGCTGGACTACGTGAATATTTGGGTCCCTTCAAGGTTAAGAtgcaaggaaataaaaaaagtggATGGGGAATCACAGGACTTTCTGTATCAGCAAGCAAAATTTCTGATATACCATCT GGAACATCTTCAATCATGAAATACTTCCAAGGTCAAGATCAACTTTGCTCTCCGTCAAAGCTAGCAAAGGACAAGTTGGAGCTAGAAAATCCCTGTTCATTTTCGG AGGATGAAAGCAATTCAACTTTGAATGTAATTGAACATATGAAACTTCCAGAGGAGGAAGCCACTATCAAGAATGAATCCTCAGATTTGGTGTCAACGGAATATAAAACAAGTAGAAATTCACTAGAG GTCCCCTTTTACTCTGCAATGCCTTCATTGGAAAAAGCAGATTTCAGCCAGGAAACTCCATTGTCATTTTCAG GAAGAGAATCCCATCTAGAACCAAAACTGACTGAGCTGCGGAGTAAAGTTTCCGGTGAAGAATCTACGTTTGAGTCTGGAAGACCTGCTTCGGAGCAACAAGTGAAAAGAAACTCACTGAGAGATAAG GGAACGCCTTCACTCTTGAGATTTTTCAGGAGGGTTGATCCTTCATGCTCTCTGCAGAACGAGGTCCTTACCCAATCTTTTGACAATACCAATATATGTTCCTCTTCAG GGCCTTTGTTATTTTTTCCACAGAAAACAGCATTTCTATTCATGGGGATAGCTTGA
- the LOC115755419 gene encoding DNA polymerase eta isoform X1: MPVAKPVSSDGRVIAHIDMDCFYVQVEQRRQPELRGLPTAVVQYNSWKGGGLIAVSYEARKHGVKRSMRGDEAKEVCPQIRLVQVPVARGKADLNSYREAGSEVVSILARAGRCERASIDEVYLDLTDAAETMLAETPPESLEVIDDEALKSHILGLKHEDGSDMKENVKEWLCRSDADHRDKLLACGVLIVADLRMQVLQETQFTCSAGISHNKMLSKLASAMNKPAQQTVVPCLSVQGLLESLPIKKMKQLGGKLGSSLQSELGVNFVGDLLRFSEQKLQEYYGINTGTWLWNIARGISGEEVEGRLLPKSHGSGKTFPGPRALKMLPSVQHWLNELCEELSERLHIDLDQNRRIARTLSLHASAYMSSDSDSHKKFPSKSCPLRYGTIKIQEDAMNLFQAGLREYLGPFKVKMQGNKKSGWGITGLSVSASKISDIPSGTSSIMKYFQGQDQLCSPSKLAKDKLELENPCSFSEDESNSTLNVIEHMKLPEEEATIKNESSDLVSTEYKTSRNSLEVPFYSAMPSLEKADFSQETPLSFSGRESHLEPKLTELRSKVSGEESTFESGRPASEQQVKRNSLRDKGTPSLLRFFRRVDPSCSLQNEVLTQSFDNTNICSSSENSISIHGDSLSEDLQGKEMWQYNVDEIDPSVIDELPLKIQEEVRAWLRPQKRQANSVRRSVGITDYFSRNKKL, from the exons atgccGGTGGCGAAGCCTGTATCATCAGATGGAAGGGTCATCGCCCACATCGACATGGACTGCTTCTACGttcaag TGGAACAGCGCAGACAGCCAGAGCTGAGGGGCTTACCGACCGCCGTCGTGCAGTACAATTCTTGGAAAGGTGGAGGTTTGATTGCCGTTAGTTACGAGGCCCGTAAACACGGTGTCAAGCG CTCGATGCGAGGAGATGAAGCAAAAGAAGTTTGTCCGCAAATACGTCTGGTCCAGGTACCAGTTGCCCGTGGTAAAGCTGACTTGAATTCTTACCGGGAAGCGGGGTCAGAG GTGGTTTCCATTCTTGCTAGGGCCGGTCGATGTGAACGAGCTTCAATTGATGAGGTTTATCTTGACCTTACTGATGCAGCTGAAACTATGCTAGCAGAAACCCCTCCAGAGAGCTTGGAGGTAATTGATGACGAAGCTCTAAAATCGCATATCTTGGGCCTTAAGCATGAG GACGGAAGTGACATGAAGGAAAACGTGAAGGAGTGGCTATGTCGGAGTGATGCTGACCATCGGGATAAGTTATTGGCTTGTGGGGTCCTCATTGTTGCGGATCTCAGAATGCAAGTTTTGCAGGAAACTCAGTTCACATGTTCGGCAGGAATTTCTCACAACAAG ATGCTATCCAAGCTTGCTAGTGCCATGAACAAGCCTGCACAACAAACTGTTGTGCCCTGTTTGTCAGTTCAAGGATTGCTCGAGTcattgccaatcaagaaaat GAAACAACTTGGAGGAAAGCTAGGGAGTTCCTTGCAAAGTGAGTTGGGGGTGAATTTCGTTGGCGATCTATTGCGATTTTCAGAGCAAAAGCTACAAGAATATTATGGCATAAACACTGG CACCTGGCTGTGGAATATTGCGAGGGGAATTAGTGGCGAAGAAGTTGAAGGGCGCCTTCTTCCCAAGAGTCATGGCTCTGGGAAGACATTTCCTGGCCCTCGGGCTTTGAAGATGCTTCCTTCT GTCCAACACTGGCTTAATGAACTCTGTGAGGAGCTGAGTGAACGTCTTCACATTGACTTGGATCAGAATAGACGGATTGCCCGCACACTGAGTCTTCATGCTAGTGCATACATG TCCAGTGACTCAGATTCACATAAGAAGTTCCCTTCTAAATCTTGTCCCTTGAGATACGGGACTATCAAGATTCAAGAAGACGCAATGAACCTCTTTCAAGCTGGACTACGTGAATATTTGGGTCCCTTCAAGGTTAAGAtgcaaggaaataaaaaaagtggATGGGGAATCACAGGACTTTCTGTATCAGCAAGCAAAATTTCTGATATACCATCT GGAACATCTTCAATCATGAAATACTTCCAAGGTCAAGATCAACTTTGCTCTCCGTCAAAGCTAGCAAAGGACAAGTTGGAGCTAGAAAATCCCTGTTCATTTTCGG AGGATGAAAGCAATTCAACTTTGAATGTAATTGAACATATGAAACTTCCAGAGGAGGAAGCCACTATCAAGAATGAATCCTCAGATTTGGTGTCAACGGAATATAAAACAAGTAGAAATTCACTAGAG GTCCCCTTTTACTCTGCAATGCCTTCATTGGAAAAAGCAGATTTCAGCCAGGAAACTCCATTGTCATTTTCAG GAAGAGAATCCCATCTAGAACCAAAACTGACTGAGCTGCGGAGTAAAGTTTCCGGTGAAGAATCTACGTTTGAGTCTGGAAGACCTGCTTCGGAGCAACAAGTGAAAAGAAACTCACTGAGAGATAAG GGAACGCCTTCACTCTTGAGATTTTTCAGGAGGGTTGATCCTTCATGCTCTCTGCAGAACGAGGTCCTTACCCAATCTTTTGACAATACCAATATATGTTCCTCTTCAG AAAACAGCATTTCTATTCATGGGGATAGCTTGAGTGAAGATTTACAAGGCAAGGAGATGTGGCAATACAATGTCGATGAGATTGATCCATCTGTAATTGATGAGCTGCCTTTAAAAATCCAAGAAGAAGTCCGTGCCTGGCTTCGTCCTCAGAAGCGTCAAGCTAACTCAGTTAGACGGAGTGTTGGCATTACCGactatttttctcgaaataagAAGTTGTAG
- the LOC115755425 gene encoding haloacid dehalogenase-like hydrolase domain-containing protein 3: MTILSKFRCITVDVTGTLMAYKGELGDYYCMAAKSVGLPCPDYKRVHEGFKLAYTEMAKNYPCFGYAAKMPNIVWWKTCVRNSFVRAGYEYDEETFEKIFRRIYASFGSAAPYTVFPDSQPFLRWLRQKGLKVGIVSNAEYRYKDVILPALGLNQGFEWDFGVFSGLEGVEKPDSRIYKIALERAGNIAPEEALHIGDSMRKDYVPAKSVGMHALLLDRFKTPDAEEWRKSGAVVLPDLVAAQDWLSRDEQVLL, encoded by the exons ATGACAATCCTATCCAAATTCCGATGCATCACTGTAGATGTCACCGGCACCCTCATGGCCTACAAAGGGGAGCTTGGTGACTATTACTGCATGGCTGCCAAATCAGTTGGTCTTCCGTGTCCCGACTATAAACGGGTTCATGAGGGCTTTAAACTTGCATATACAGAAATGGCAAAGAACTATCCATGCTTCGGGTATGCTGCCAAAATGCCAAACATTGTGTGGTGGAAAACATGCGTGAGAAATTCATTTGTCCGG GCAGGTTATGAGTATGACGAGGAGACATTTGAGAAGATATTTAGACGCATATATGCATCTTTCGGTTCAGCGGCTCCTTACACCGTCTTTCCAGACTCCCAACCATTCTTGAGGTGGCTGCGTCAGAAAGGCCTTAAAGTTGGAATTGTGAGCAATGCCGAGTACCGATACAAGGATGTGATTCTTCCAGCCTTGGGATTAAACCAG GGTTTCGAGTGGGACTTTGGTGTATTCTCAGGGCTTGAGGGTGTGGAGAAACCGGACTCTAGAATTTATAAAATTGCCCTCGAGAGGGCTGGAAATATTGCACCAGAAGAAGCACTGCACATCGGAGACAGCATGCGCAAGGACTACGTGCCAGCAAAGAGCGTGGGGATGCATGCATTGTTGTTAGACAGGTTCAAGACGCCTGATGCCGAGGAATGGAGGAAATCCGGTGCAGTTGTGCTTCCCGACCTGGTGGCTGCACAAGATTGGTTGTCCAGGGATGAGCAAGTTCTGTTGtag